Part of the Vigna unguiculata cultivar IT97K-499-35 chromosome 3, ASM411807v1, whole genome shotgun sequence genome, gttttttaaaatccaCATTACCTTCACTATTTTTATGCTCTTAGAACTCTCTttccttaatattttttttaaaagactaaaaatgtttttataatttttcttgtcTGTACTTCTATCTTGGCTAGTTTAgattgaaatttatttgttatatatattataatatatatatatatataataataataataacttttggGGTTACatgtatttttagtttttaatttttaatttttaataattaatttatttttaaaattttgaatatttaatccttcgttattttattaattttattttatatttcaaacatattttttttattaacattcaactaatattgaaaaaaatataccaaattaattaaacaattcaaatactattaaaaaatatttttaaaattaaaaataaacttaaaaaatttaattaaaataacaaaaatcatatatttttaaattgatcgaaaattttaaaaaataattttaatttttattagatattaaagGATAATAACgtatttaatcttattttgatCGTGAAAGACCAAATTCTCACTATACTTACagtaattaagaattaaattctATAGTTTTGGCTAACACGGCATTGGTAATGGTGTGAGAGAGTAGAGAGACACCAACCTTTTGAATTAGAAAAAGGTTGTTCTGACAGAAAAGGAATCTTAAAGGAAAAAATGGGTATAAAAGAGTATAAAGGCGAAAAGAAAAAAGCTTTTCCACTATAGACAAGTGTTGGATAAACGTTATGATTGTGCAAATGCAATCTCTCATACTAATTTCTGATAGTCAAGAATACGATGTTTCCAAATACTAATTCACGTAAATACCCTCCACAAAAACGCGTCAGTGCGTTCCTCTTCCCAAGATACACACTTCTTTCCCGTGACCACCCTCTGCAACCTCTTGTCCTTTCTCGTCATTTTCTTCCCTCACTCTCACCTATATTTACTCATCTTCCATATTCTCTCTTCCTTCTCACTCGCTCCTCTTCATGGCGGAAGAAGAATCCACCACACCAGGATCGCCTCACTCCTTCAACAACAGGCTCAGATTCTCCCTCTGTTTCTCCTGCTGCTTCCCTCACACGCGCGTCAGGCCCAAAATCGTTCGAAGCGCGTCTCTCCACAACAAGCCGCGCACCTCCGATTTCCCCTTCCCGCACCTCAAGGAAAAGTGC contains:
- the LOC114175536 gene encoding uncharacterized protein LOC114175536; protein product: MAEEESTTPGSPHSFNNRLRFSLCFSCCFPHTRVRPKIVRSASLHNKPRTSDFPFPHLKEKCCNFINRIGARRHRRHSADFQYDALSYALNFEDDASDDRSVDDLKSFSARLPPSPPPKTSP